TCCCGCCGGGATAGATCCCCTCGCGGAAGTGCATCCCGTACTCCACCGACTTGATGATCACGTAGGCGAGGCCGGCGAGCGCCGTGAGCAAGGTGAGCCCGATCGACAGGTTGCGCCGCCCCATCCGCAGGAAGTTGTGGGCGCTCGCCACCGAGACGCTCCCGGCGACGAGCACGGCGGTGTTGATGGTCCCGAGCCACTTCGCGTTGAGGCGGATCCCCTCGCGGAAGATCTCCGGATGATCGGTCCGGTAGAACGAATAGAGGGCGAAGAGGGCGTTGAAGAAGAGGAGCTCGCTCCCGAGAAAGATCCACATCCCCAGCTTGGCGGCGTGCTCCTGCTTCTCCATGTCCTCGAAGTGGTGCTGGAGCGGCGGCTCATACATGGATGTCGCCCTCGAGGGGATGGGAGTAGTCGTACGGTGGCTGGATGACCTCCGGCGTCGTGGCGAAGTTGTGCCGGGACGGCGGCGACGGAATGCGCCACTCCAGCGTGCGGCCGCCCCATGGATTGGCAGGGGCGCGGGGCCCGTAGAAGAGGGACCAGGCCAGGTAGAGGAGCGCGATCACCAGGCCGAGGCCCAGCACCCACGAGCCCGCGGTCGACATCACGTGGAGCGTCGTGAACTTCTCCGGATAGTAATAGTAGCGCCGCGGCATCCCGCCGTTCCCGAGCAGGAACTGCGGAAAAAAGGTGGCGAAGAAGCCGAGGAAGACGAGGACGGCGGCGGCAATCCCCCAGGGCTCGGAGTACATCCGGCCTGTCATCTTGGGCCACCAATAGTGGATCGCGGCGAGCCATGCCGTGAGCGAGGCGCCCACCATGATGAAGTGGAAGTGCGCGACCACGAAATAGGTGTCGGTCCAGTGGACGTCGAGGCTCGTGGTGGCCACAGCGACGCCGGTCATACCCCCGAAGACGAAGAGGAAGAGGAACGCGGCGATGTAGACGAGCGGCGTCCGTAGATCGACGGATCCCTTGTACAGCGTGCCGACCCAGGTGAAGACCTTGATGGCCGAGAAGATCGCCACGAACATCGACAGGACGCCGAAGACGCCCGCGTCGAAGACCGACATCCCGGAGACGAACATGTGGTGTCCCCAGGTGAGGAAGCCGACGAAGGCGATGCCGAAGGTGGAGAAGGCGATGGCCTTGTAGGAGAGCGGGTTCTTGTGGGCGAAGGTCGGAATCACCTCGCTGACCACGCCCATGGCCGGGAGGATCATGATGTAGACGGCGGGGTGTGAGTAGAACCAGAAGAAGTGCTGGAAGAGGACGACGTCGCCGCCTCGAGCCGGATCGAAGAAGCCCCAGTTCAAGCCATGATCGAGCGTGGTGAGGAGGAGCACCATGCCGAGAACCGGCGTCGCGACCACCTGGATCACCGAGACGCCATACATCGTCCACACGAAGAGGGGCATCTGCATGAAGCGCATGCCCTTCGCACGCAGCGTGTGGATGGTGACGATGAGGTTGAGCCCGGTGAAGATCGTCGAGAATCCCAGGATGAAGACGCCGATCAGGATCGGAAGGAGCTGCGAGAACGTCTGCGAGCTGTAGGGCGGGTAGAAGGTCCACCCGGTGTCGGTGCCTCCCATCGCCACGCCGATGGCGATCGCGATCGCGCCGGCGATGTAGATGTAGACGGTGGCGAGGTTGAGCCGGGGAAAGGCGACGTCCTGCGCGCCGAGCAGGATCGGGACGAAGAAGTTTCCGAAGGCGGCCGGGATCGACGGGATCAAGAAGAACCAGACCATGATCACGCCGTGGAGGGTGAACGCCTGGTTGTATGCGTTCGCGCTCATGATCGTGTAGTTGGGCGTGAGGTGCTCCAGGCGCAGCAGGAGCGCGAAGATCCCGCCGATCAGGAGCGCGATCGAGGTGAGCACGAAGAACATCACCCCGATCCGCTTGTGATCGGTGGTGGCCAGCCAGGACCAGACGGTCGTCTCCTCGTCGAGATAGCTCTTCGGGGTCACGGGGGCGTCCTCTCCGAGGGGAGGTTCAGGATCTGGCGGGCGCGATCGGGATCCACGTGGCTGAGGGGCGGTCGCTCCGGCGACTCGATGAGCGGCACCGGGTACAGGACCTTGCTCGGGAGCGGATCCCGGATCGAGCGCATGAGCTCGAGGAGCGCGGCGACCTCCGCGGGCTCCAGGAGGCCCTGGTAGGTGGGCATCACCGGAAGGAAGCCCGCGACGACCTTCGCCATTGGATCCATCATCGACTCGGTGAGGTAGGCCTCGTCCGCCACGACCTGCGATCCGTCGGAGAGGATCACGGTGCTCCCCCACAGCCCGCGCCAGGTGGGAGCGATGTGCTGCTGGCCGTCCAGGGTGTGGCAGGACAGGCATCCGCGGCGCTCGGCGACCAGGCGGCCCCTGTCGGCGAGGCTCTTGGGCATGGACGAGAGCACCACCCCGGTCGGTGACGGGTTGACGCCGGGGTGGTCCTGGTCGGCGATGGTCCGGCGCGGATCGTCCTCGGGGAAGTTGACGAGGTTCTCGGTATCGATCCCCTCGAGCCATTCGTCGTAGCGCTCGGGATCGAGCACGACCACGTCGCCCCACATGCGGGAGTGATTCAGGCCGCAATACTCCGCACAGAGGATCTTGTAGAGGCCCGGCTCCTTCGCCTCGAACCACAGGGTCTCGTAGCGCCCCGGGAGCACGTCCTGCTTCAGGCGAAAGGCCGGCACGAAGAAGCTGTGGATCACGTCCCGCGAGGTCATGATCAGCTTCACCTTGCGCCTCGCGGGGACGACCAGGGTGGCGATGGAGCTCTTTCCCTCCGGATACGAGAACTTCCACATCCACTGCTTCGCCGTGACGTAGACGATCATCGCGTCCTTGGGCGGCGTGCGGATCCGGACGTACTGGTGGAAGCCGATCACCCAGAACGTCACGAAGAGAGTCACGAGGAGGCCGATGAAGCCGAGCTCGAGGGGAACTCCGGCCCGGATGTGCGGCGTGAGCTCGCCTTCCTCCCTCCGCCGGTATCTGAACGTGAACCAGAGCGCGGTGAAGAAGACGAGGCTCGAGCCGGCCATCGTGGTCCCGATCACCCAGTAGTGGAGGTGATCGATGTCGGTCGAGATGGTGCTCGCCTGCTTGGGAAGGTAGAGGATCTGGCGGAGGAACTCGTTCATCGAGTCGCCCCCTCTGCGGTGATTCTGATCGCATCGTCGATGGGGATCCGGACGATGCCGCGCTCGCGGTCGATCCAGCCGTACTCCTCGAGGATCCGGCGCTGCTCGGCTTCGATGCGCTGCCCGTTCCGCTCCACGTGGATGAGCGACTGGTTCACGCGGACGATCGTCCGGGGCGCGTGCTGCTCGGGGATGGGCTGCTCGTAGCCGCCGAGCCTCATGGTCTCGCGGGAGAAGATCAGCCAGGCCCAGCCGATGCCGGCCAGGGTGACGAAGACCACCGCAAAGATGAGGGAGAGCAGGAAGCCCGCCGGGACGACGTCTTCCTCGAGGCGGATGTTCGCGTGCCGCCGGGTCATGGCGCGCCCCGGTACCGCAGCGACTGGTAGTAGTACGGATCTCCGAGAGGGACGGTGGAGCGGCCCCGGAAGAGCCAGAGGACCCAGAGCCCGAGGACGCCGCCGATCGCGAGGAGGGCGCAGAGATCCAGCCAGTGCACCACGATGCCGTGGGGGTGCAGGTTGGGGATCACCATCCAGTAGATGTCCACGTAGTGGGCGAAGAGGAGCCATCCCGCAACCAAGGCGAGAGCCGATGGCTTCTTCTTCAGGTCGCGCGAGAGCAGCACCAGGAAGGGGACCAGGAACTGTCCGAGGGCGAGGGTGAGGCTCACCCACCCCCAGCCCTCGTTGGCGCGATGCTGGTAGAAGGTGATCTCCCTCGGGACGTTGCCGATCCAGATCACGAGGAGCTGTGCGAACCCCTGGTACGCCCAGAAGATCACGAAGGCGAACATCAGCCGTCCGGTGGCCCACTGGTGAAAGCGGCCGATCTCCTCCGGGATGAGCTCCAGCCGCCGGAAGCTCCAGCCGAGGAGGCTCAGGACGGCGAGGGAGGCGACGAAGCCGCCGGCCCAGAAGTAGACGCCGAAGACCGTGGAGTACCAGGTCGGGTCGAGGGACATCAGCCAGTCGAAGCTCGCCCAGGTCAGGAGGAAGGCCGAGATCGGGATCCCGCCAGACGCCAGGCGTTGCATCCGATGTTTTCGAATCTCGTTGTAGCCGGCGTCCTCGGCGAGGGACCAACGAATCAGGAAGAAGGCGAAGGCGCTCAGCGCGAGGAGATAGAGCTCCGTCCTGACGATGAAGAAGGGCGTGTTCATCCACAGCGCCTTGTGTTTCACCGCCGCGAGCTCGAGCTCGGTCATGTCTTCGCGCGGACCGGCCCAGGCGTAGAGGGTGTCCATCCCGAGGAAGATCGGGATGGCGAGAACGGCCATGGCCGGCAGGGTGGACGCGGTGTACTCGCCGAGGCGCCTCATCCCCGCGAACCAGCGGGCGCGCGCGGCGTGGCCGATCATCAGCAGGAGGAGGCCGCCGATCGCGGTGCTCACGTAGAACGACCAGCCGGCGAGGTAGGAGAAGAAGAAGCGGCGAGGGTCGAGCCATACGCCGAGGAGCAGGCCGACGAGGCCCACCCCGATCATGAGGCAGCAGGCGAGAACGAAGCGGCGCTGGAGCCGGCTCACGGGACCTCCGAGCGGAATCTCTGTCGAAGGTCGGGCGGGAGCTGGGTGAGCCTTGCGTTCTGGCTGAGCTGCAGCGCGCGGACGTAGGCGACCACCGCCCAGCGCTCCTCGAGGTTCAGCTGGATCGCGTAGCCGGGCATGAGGCCGTAGCCGAAGGTGGTGACCTGGTAGATCCGGCCGACCGGATTGCCCCTGATCGACGCCTTCTGGAGCGACGGAGGCGGGCGGAGGGTCATCTTCGACGCGACCTCGGTCTCCGAGGTGCCGAGGATCCCGTGGCACGCGGCGCAGGTGCGCTCGAAGCGGTTGCGGCCCAGCTCGATGAGCTCGGTCGTGATCGGAATCGGAAAGGTGTCGACGTAATCGCCAGCGTCCGTGATGCCGAGGGTCAGGGTCGTCGGCCCGATGACCCGATCGACCGGAACGGTTCCGGCTGGCGGCGGCTGGAGCACCCGCCCGTCACGGAAGCCCGGACCGGGCTTGAAGTCGGTGTACCGCGCCTGCTGGGTCATGCGGTTGAGCTCCCAGTCCAGGGGGACGAGGTTCTTCTCGTCGCTGCACGCGGCGAGTCCCACCAGAACGAGCCACCAGGCGATCCGCCTCATGCCACGGGCCCGTCGGCCACCGGGTTGGGCACGGGCGCCGGCTCGGGTACCGGGAGGAAGGTGATTCGGAGGGCTCCTGCCTTGCGCAGCACGGCAGATGCGATCTCGGGGTCGTAGCGGGGATCGAGCTCCTCGAGGGCGAGGAAGTAGCGATCGATGCTGGCCCGCTCGAAGCCCTCCACCGAGAAGATCGGGGCCGCGACCTGGGGGAGACCTGCGAACCCGAGGAAGGAGAAGATCGACATCAGCGCTGCGAGGAGGACGGTTCCCTCGAAGGTCGGCGGGATGAAGGCCGGCGCCGAGCCGAGCGGGCGGCCGCCGACGTTGATGGCGAAGTCGAAGCCATTCATCCAGAACTGGATGAGGTACGCGTAGCAGCCTCCGAACACGCCGGCGAGGAGGCAATAGAGAGGGACCCGCGACCGCGGGAGGTCCAGCGCCTCGATCACGGGCTGGACCGCGTAGGGCGTGTAGGCGTCCATCGCGTTGAATCCCTCCGCCTTCATGGCGAGGACAGCGCCCAGGAGCCGCTCCGGATCCTCGAATTCAGCGACCACGCCCCGTCGCATGGCGTTCCTCCGCGAGCCTCCGCTCTTCGCTCACGATCAGGTGACGGACCTCCTTGGTCTCGCTGATCGGGATGAAGGGCACCCAGCGCAAGAAGCAAAGAAATAGAAACATGAAGAAGAAGAGGGTGCCGATGATGATCGCGCCGTCGATGTAGGTGGGCTTGTAGAAGTGCCAGCTCGACGGGAGGAAGTCGCGGCTCAGCGAGGTGACGATGATCTCGAAGCGCTCCAGCCACATCGCGATGTTGACGAGGATCGAGATGAAGAAGAGCCAGATCGCGCTCTGCCGGATCCGCTTGAACCACATCAGGTTCGGGCAGAGGAAATTGAGCGAGTAGACGGTCCAGACGGTCCACGCGAACGGACCGGTCAGTCGCTGGATCACGACGGCCGAGTACTCGTATTCGCTGCCGCTGTACCAGGCGAGGAACGTCTCGACCGCGTAGGTGTAGTAGACGATGGATCCCGTCACCAGGACGAGCTTCCCCATCGCCTCCAGGTGTCGGGTCGTGATCACGTCGTGGAGGCGGAAGATCCGCCGAACCGGGATCATCAGCGTGAGCACCATGGCGAAGCCGGAGTAGATGGCGCCCGCGACGAAGTACGGGGGAAAGATCGTGGAGTGCCAGCCGGGGAGCTGCGCGATGGCGAAGTCGAGGCTGACCACGCTGTGCACCGAGAGCACCAGCGGCGTGGCCAGCGCGCCCAGAATCAAATACGCGATCTGGTAGTGCTTCCAGTCGCGGGCGGAGCCTCGCCAGCCCAGGGCGAAGATCCCGTACCAGCGGCGTTTGCCCAGGGTGGGAGCGCTGTCGCGGGCCGCGGCCAGATCGGGGATGAGGCCGAGGTACCAGAAGATCAGCGAGACCGTGAAGTAGGTCGAGATCGCGGCGGCGTCCCACGGGAGGGCGCTTCGGTAGTTCGGCCACACCCGCATCGTCGCCGGGTAGGGGAGGATCCAGTACGCGTACCAGGGCCGTCCCAGGTGGAGCACCGGGAAGATCGCCGCCTGCATGATCGCGAAGAGCGTCATGGCCTCGGCGAAGCGGTTGATCGAGTTGCGCCAGGTCTGCTCGAGGATCAGGAGGATCGCGGAGATGAACGTGCCGGCGTGGCCGATCCCGATCCACCACACGAAGTTCGTGATCGCGTAGGCCCAGGCCACCGGGATGTTGGTGCCCCAGGTCCCGATGCCGGTCGCCACCGTGTAGAGGATCGCGAGCCAGCAGACCGTCGATCCCCCCAGTGTGATCAGGAAGGCGAGCTTCCACCCAGGCCCCCCCTGGAAGATCGGGCGGAGCAGGCGCCGGGTGATCGCCGCCTCCGACTCCCGCGTGAGCAGGATCGGCGGCCCGTCCATCGCCTTCGCGTAGTCGGCCGACTCGCGCGGCAGCTTCTCCGCCGGCTCCATCAGGTCTTCTCGAGCTCGGGGTTGGGGTTGAAGAGGTTGGCGAGATAGCGGGTGCGCGGAGCGGTCCCGAGCTCGGCCTGGAGCACGCCGTAGCTGCGCTCCTGCTCCTGGAGCACGGAGACGGGGCTCGCGGGCTCCGAGAGGAGGCCGAAGACGATGGCCCCCGTCGGGCAGGCGATCTGGCAGGCGGTTCGGACCTCCCCCTCGCGGATGTGCCGCTGCCCGATCCGCGCGTCGATCTCGGCGGTGCGGATCCGCTGCACACAATAGGTGCACTTCTCCATGACGCCCCGGCCCCGAACCGAGACGTTCGGGTTGTGGATCATCTTGAGCGTCTCGGGCATGTGGGTGTCGTTGTATAGGAGGAAGTTGAATCGCCTCACCTTGTATGGACAGTTGTTTGAGCAGAACCGCGTCCCGATGCAGCGGTTGTAAATCATCTCGTTCAAGCCGTCGGGGCTGTGCACCGTGGCGTTCACCGGGCAGACGTACTCGCAGGGCGCCTTCTCGCAGTGCTGGCACATCATCGGCTGCGGAAGCAGGCGCAGGTCGTCGTCGCTCTTGCCGAGCCGATAGCGATCGATGCGGAGCCAGTGCATCGACCGGCCCTTGAATGCGTTGATCCTGCCGACCGTGGGCGTGTTGTTCTCCGCCTGGCAGGCCACCACGCAGGCGTTGCATCCGATGCAGGTCGAGAGGTCGATCGACATGCCCCACTGCTGCCCGGTGTAGGTCCAGGGTTTGCCGTAGAGATCGGGGACGGGGTCGTCGTGGGGGAGACGAAGTCGGGGACTGCCCGGAAGCCCTCGAGGGTGTTCGTGAGGAGGATCGGTCGGTCCTGCATGTCGAGGTTGGTCTGGGTGATCGCGAGGCTCTCCTCCACCCGCTCCGCCGCCGCGTAGGGGAAGGCCTTCCGCGCGGCCTTCTGGGCGGTGGCGCCGCCGACGATCCAGGGCGCCTGGTTGGTCCGGAGCGGAAAGGCGTTCACGCCGACCGGCGCCACCTTCGCGGAGAAGAGGCCGTGCTCCTCCTCCCTGGGATGGGCGCCGTTCCCCCAGCCGAGGTTCACCGAGACGAGGTCGTCCGCCATGCCCATCACCGGCAGGACGGGGATCCGGATCGAGCGCCCGGCTGCGGCGAGCTCGATCACCTGGGTCTCCCGCAGCCCGAGCTTCGAAGCGGTGGCCAGGCTCATCGCCGCGGCGTTTCCCCAGGCGAGGCGCGTGATCGGATCGGGGAGCTCGATCAACCAGTCGTTGCTCCCGTGCTCTCCCGCGCCGAGCTTGGGATCCGGGCGCAGCGAGAGCTCGAGGCCGAGGACGGGGGATCGCTGCACCAGCGCCCCGACGGCAGCCCGGGCCGCGTCCGGGTTCAACCGGACGCCGAGGGGCGGTAGCGCTCCGGAGAAGAAGCCGTGCCGGAGGGCGCGCTCCCAGGTGTCCTCCGCCACCTTGACGTACCGGTAGCGGAGCATGGAGCGATCGTCCGGCGCGGGATCGCCCGCGGCGGCGGCGAGGATCTCGCTGGCGGAGTGGCCGCCGTAGAGGGGGCGGATCAGCGGCTGGATGAGCGAGAGGGTCCCGTCGTAGGCGCGGGCGTCTCCCCATTGCTCGAGGAAGTGCACCGCCGGGATGAACCACTCGCAAGCCCGGGAGGTCGTGTTCTCGTGGAGGCCCGAGTAGATCCGGAGCTTCGCCTTCGGGAGCAGGCTCTCGAGTTCGAGGTCCGCCGGTGCGGTGTACACCGGGTCGACGCCGAGGATCATCAGGGCATCGACCTCGCCGCGCTGCAGGGATTCGGCGAGAGGCGCGAGCCCGTGGCTCTCGGTGCCGGCCTCGAAGAGGACGGGATCGGTGAAGGTGACCGTCTGGCCGAGGTTGCCCAGGATCGCGTTCAGGGCATGGACGAGGACGTGGGCCTCCTCGGGCTGCCGCGGGCCGATGGCCACGAGGCCGGCTCCCTGGTGGGCGAGGAGATCGTCCGCGAGGACGTCGATCCACGGCGACGAGGCGCGATCCTTCACGCCGGCGAGGAGGTCTCCGTGTCCTGCGACCCTCTCGGGGGCGAGTCGGGCGCGTCCCCTGGCGATGGCGCCCAGGAGGTCGAGGAGGAGGTCGGGGATCCGGCTCGGCCTCGTGCGGATCCGATGATCCGCGATGGCGCCGGTGACGGTGACCTCGCCCTCCGCAACGTAGAGGCGGCTCATCCCGTCAGACGTGGAGCGGACCCGGCGGTGTGTGGCGTATTCGTACGCGTAGCGGATGTGGAAAGGCCGATCCATGAGGAAGTCGGCGTCGAAGGCGGCGATCACCTGGGCCCTGTCGAGGTGCAGCCGCTGGATCGCCAGCTTACCGAAGGCCCTTCGGGCGGCAGCGAGCTCCGCCGAATGGTCGACCGGGTCGTAGAAGTGGAAGGTCGCGCTCGGGAGCCGCTTCCGGATCCGCCGGATCTGCTCGATCGACAGCGGCGAGCTCGTGGGTTCCAGGAGGAAATGCGGTCGCGAGTCGGGCGCCAGGCTCTCTTGCAGCTCGGTGAAGAACGAGGTCCACGATCCGGACTGCTTGCCGCGCCGGATCGTCCGGGCGCGGGTGGGATCGTAGAGACCGAAGACGGCGGCCTGGTGGTGGATGCTGGAGCCGCCGCCGAGCGTGGCGGGGTGCTCGGGGTTGCCGTCGAGCTTCGTCGGCCGCCCGGACCAGCTCGTGGCGAGGAGGCCGGAGGCGTAGCCGCGCTCCACGATCGAAGTCGCGTAGACCTGCGGTTTTCCTGGTGTCACCTCTCGAGGCTGCCGGGAGTAGGGGAGGATCTCGCCCCGGGGCGGCTCGCAGGCCGCGATCCCACCCGCGACGAGCCCCGCCCCTAGGAGCTCCAGGAAGCTCCGGCGGCTGACCCCCTCCTCGGGATCGAGGACTTTGAGCTTGTGCTCTTCCATTCCTCTACCTGTGACAGCCGGTGCAGCTCGTGGGCGGTATGATCGAAAGCTTCTCCTTCAGCTCGCGGCCGAGGAGCAGCTGCTGGTCGGGCGGGAGCTGCCACTCCATGTCCGTGATCTTGTCGAGGGGCCGGAGGAAGCGCTCCGGCTTGCGGTGACACTCGAGGCACCACTGCATCTGGAGGGGCGCCGCGGCGTGGACCGCCGCCATCTGATCGACGCGCCCGTGACAGGTTGCGCATCCGACGCCGCGGTGGACGTGCACCGCGTGGTTGAAGAAGACGAAGTCGGGGACGCCGTTCACCCGCAGCCACTTGATCGGCCGCCCGGAGAAGAAGCTCTCCCGCACCGGCTCGAGGAGCGGCGCGTCGTTCCAGATCTGGGCGTGACAATTCATGCACAGCTCGGTGGGCGGCACCCCTGCCCACGGGCTGCGGTCGGCGAGGTAGTGGCAGTAGAGACAGTCGATCCCGTCGTCCATTACGTGGTGGCGATGGTCGAACTGGACCGGCTGCTCCACCTCCTTGAGCCGATCGGTGACGTAGGGCGTTCGCATGTAGACCATCACGGCGACGGGCAGGCCCAGGACCGCGGCGAGCAGTAGGATCGTCCCCGCCCAGAGGGCGGAGTTGGCCCATGGGGGGAAGAGCGGTCGCATCTGGCGCCAGGCTCCCGGCGAGCAGCATCGATGGGTTTGGGCCGACGATAGGCAGTCCGGTTGGAG
The Vulgatibacter incomptus DNA segment above includes these coding regions:
- a CDS encoding c-type cytochrome, whose product is MRRIAWWLVLVGLAACSDEKNLVPLDWELNRMTQQARYTDFKPGPGFRDGRVLQPPPAGTVPVDRVIGPTTLTLGITDAGDYVDTFPIPITTELIELGRNRFERTCAACHGILGTSETEVASKMTLRPPPSLQKASIRGNPVGRIYQVTTFGYGLMPGYAIQLNLEERWAVVAYVRALQLSQNARLTQLPPDLRQRFRSEVP
- the nrfD gene encoding NrfD/PsrC family molybdoenzyme membrane anchor subunit — protein: MEPAEKLPRESADYAKAMDGPPILLTRESEAAITRRLLRPIFQGGPGWKLAFLITLGGSTVCWLAILYTVATGIGTWGTNIPVAWAYAITNFVWWIGIGHAGTFISAILLILEQTWRNSINRFAEAMTLFAIMQAAIFPVLHLGRPWYAYWILPYPATMRVWPNYRSALPWDAAAISTYFTVSLIFWYLGLIPDLAAARDSAPTLGKRRWYGIFALGWRGSARDWKHYQIAYLILGALATPLVLSVHSVVSLDFAIAQLPGWHSTIFPPYFVAGAIYSGFAMVLTLMIPVRRIFRLHDVITTRHLEAMGKLVLVTGSIVYYTYAVETFLAWYSGSEYEYSAVVIQRLTGPFAWTVWTVYSLNFLCPNLMWFKRIRQSAIWLFFISILVNIAMWLERFEIIVTSLSRDFLPSSWHFYKPTYIDGAIIIGTLFFFMFLFLCFLRWVPFIPISETKEVRHLIVSEERRLAEERHATGRGR
- a CDS encoding cytochrome c oxidase subunit I, with the protein product MTPKSYLDEETTVWSWLATTDHKRIGVMFFVLTSIALLIGGIFALLLRLEHLTPNYTIMSANAYNQAFTLHGVIMVWFFLIPSIPAAFGNFFVPILLGAQDVAFPRLNLATVYIYIAGAIAIAIGVAMGGTDTGWTFYPPYSSQTFSQLLPILIGVFILGFSTIFTGLNLIVTIHTLRAKGMRFMQMPLFVWTMYGVSVIQVVATPVLGMVLLLTTLDHGLNWGFFDPARGGDVVLFQHFFWFYSHPAVYIMILPAMGVVSEVIPTFAHKNPLSYKAIAFSTFGIAFVGFLTWGHHMFVSGMSVFDAGVFGVLSMFVAIFSAIKVFTWVGTLYKGSVDLRTPLVYIAAFLFLFVFGGMTGVAVATTSLDVHWTDTYFVVAHFHFIMVGASLTAWLAAIHYWWPKMTGRMYSEPWGIAAAVLVFLGFFATFFPQFLLGNGGMPRRYYYYPEKFTTLHVMSTAGSWVLGLGLVIALLYLAWSLFYGPRAPANPWGGRTLEWRIPSPPSRHNFATTPEVIQPPYDYSHPLEGDIHV
- a CDS encoding 4Fe-4S dicluster domain-containing protein; translation: MGRRPRLRRDPLAHPAADPPPLRRPLRQRDPRRRRGRSRAGRSLHAPLPVRQGGGGHLGARPPARLLLRSATAPRRPVEPGRGPGCRRGAGAAIPRPRPRALAAPGSQARRGRAREQRLVDRAPRSDHAPRLGKRRGDEPGHRFEARAAGDPGDRARRSRALDPDPRPAGDGHGGRPRLGEPRLGERRPSQGGGARPLLREGGAGRRERLSAPDQPGALDRRRRHRPEGRAEGLPLRGGGAGGGEPRDHPDQPRHAGPTDPPHEHPRGLPGSPRLRLPHDDPVPDLYGKPWTYTGQQWGMSIDLSTCIGCNACVVACQAENNTPTVGRINAFKGRSMHWLRIDRYRLGKSDDDLRLLPQPMMCQHCEKAPCEYVCPVNATVHSPDGLNEMIYNRCIGTRFCSNNCPYKVRRFNFLLYNDTHMPETLKMIHNPNVSVRGRGVMEKCTYCVQRIRTAEIDARIGQRHIREGEVRTACQIACPTGAIVFGLLSEPASPVSVLQEQERSYGVLQAELGTAPRTRYLANLFNPNPELEKT
- a CDS encoding DUF3341 domain-containing protein, with the protein product MRRGVVAEFEDPERLLGAVLAMKAEGFNAMDAYTPYAVQPVIEALDLPRSRVPLYCLLAGVFGGCYAYLIQFWMNGFDFAINVGGRPLGSAPAFIPPTFEGTVLLAALMSIFSFLGFAGLPQVAAPIFSVEGFERASIDRYFLALEELDPRYDPEIASAVLRKAGALRITFLPVPEPAPVPNPVADGPVA
- a CDS encoding cytochrome c oxidase subunit 3, translating into MYEPPLQHHFEDMEKQEHAAKLGMWIFLGSELLFFNALFALYSFYRTDHPEIFREGIRLNAKWLGTINTAVLVAGSVSVASAHNFLRMGRRNLSIGLTLLTALAGLAYVIIKSVEYGMHFREGIYPGGMGSFFVENPDPAYAAFFTTYFATTGLHLIHVAAGAVLFTWMAWWIHRDRVGPSGAYRLGIAALYWHFVDIIWLFLWPMFYLLGAHG
- the coxB gene encoding cytochrome c oxidase subunit II, coding for MNEFLRQILYLPKQASTISTDIDHLHYWVIGTTMAGSSLVFFTALWFTFRYRRREEGELTPHIRAGVPLELGFIGLLVTLFVTFWVIGFHQYVRIRTPPKDAMIVYVTAKQWMWKFSYPEGKSSIATLVVPARRKVKLIMTSRDVIHSFFVPAFRLKQDVLPGRYETLWFEAKEPGLYKILCAEYCGLNHSRMWGDVVVLDPERYDEWLEGIDTENLVNFPEDDPRRTIADQDHPGVNPSPTGVVLSSMPKSLADRGRLVAERRGCLSCHTLDGQQHIAPTWRGLWGSTVILSDGSQVVADEAYLTESMMDPMAKVVAGFLPVMPTYQGLLEPAEVAALLELMRSIRDPLPSKVLYPVPLIESPERPPLSHVDPDRARQILNLPSERTPP
- a CDS encoding cytochrome c3 family protein; its protein translation is MRPLFPPWANSALWAGTILLLAAVLGLPVAVMVYMRTPYVTDRLKEVEQPVQFDHRHHVMDDGIDCLYCHYLADRSPWAGVPPTELCMNCHAQIWNDAPLLEPVRESFFSGRPIKWLRVNGVPDFVFFNHAVHVHRGVGCATCHGRVDQMAAVHAAAPLQMQWCLECHRKPERFLRPLDKITDMEWQLPPDQQLLLGRELKEKLSIIPPTSCTGCHR